One genomic region from Bradyrhizobium icense encodes:
- a CDS encoding Lrp/AsnC family transcriptional regulator, whose product MQYDRTDARILEIVQKNNRLTSEVIGEMAGLSATACQRRLKRLRSDGIIEADVSIVSPKAVGRPLQMLVLVSLERERTDIIDRFKKAIKSSAEVVNGFYVTGEADFVLYVTARTMDDYEQFTRRFFYENPNIKGFKTMVIVDRVKVGFAIPIESPED is encoded by the coding sequence ATGCAGTATGATCGAACAGACGCCCGCATCCTCGAGATCGTGCAAAAGAACAACCGTCTAACTTCCGAGGTGATTGGTGAAATGGCAGGGCTTTCTGCTACTGCGTGTCAACGACGCCTGAAGCGGCTTCGTTCAGATGGTATCATTGAGGCCGACGTCTCGATCGTCTCACCAAAAGCCGTAGGAAGACCTCTTCAGATGCTCGTGCTAGTGAGCCTCGAACGGGAGCGCACGGATATAATCGATAGGTTCAAGAAGGCCATCAAATCGTCAGCTGAAGTCGTCAACGGGTTTTACGTCACCGGCGAAGCTGACTTTGTCCTCTACGTCACAGCGCGCACCATGGACGATTATGAGCAGTTCACGCGTCGCTTCTTCTATGAGAATCCAAACATCAAGGGCTTTAAGACGATGGTTATTGTGGACCGTGTAAAGGTGGGCTTTGCAATTCCAATTGAGTCTCCAGAGGATTGA
- a CDS encoding MFS transporter translates to MIDPSRPQNFSSDGIIAPLRFRTYRRVWLASLLANLGILMQSVGAAWAMTQMTSSADQVALVQTALMLPIMLIAMPAGAIADMHDRRIVALVALSIELCGAVALTIVEWSGFTTPTLLLVLCFVMGSGMALRAPAWQSSVSEQVPPATLPAAVALNGISYNIARSFGPAIGGIVVATAGAVAAFALNAWFYLPLLVALFLWKRVAEPSRLPREQLSRAIVSGVRYITNSPSIKIVLTRTFLTGMIGGSISALMPLIARDLLHGGAQTYGVILGAFGLGAVVGALFIGEVRKRMNGEAAVRACALSMGGAIAAVALSDNPTMTAAALLLAGAVWTMALTLFNIGVQLSAPRWVAGRSLAAYQAAISGGIAIGSWGWGRLTDSAGVEVALLASSTLMLLSPLLGLWLRMPPISASDQDAESLADPEVRLALTARSGPLVVEIEYRVSQENARAFHDVMQDVQLLRQRNGAYGWSIARDIADPELWTERYHCPTWLDYLRQRNRSTQSDRALDRRAAAFHVGPDPVRVRRMLERPFGSVRWKEDVPDRTASEILPDNPKR, encoded by the coding sequence ATGATCGATCCATCCAGGCCACAGAACTTCAGCTCCGACGGGATCATCGCTCCGTTACGGTTTCGGACCTACCGACGCGTCTGGCTCGCCAGCCTGCTCGCCAATCTCGGCATCCTGATGCAAAGCGTCGGAGCGGCCTGGGCAATGACTCAGATGACGTCGTCCGCGGACCAGGTCGCACTGGTGCAGACGGCGCTCATGCTGCCGATAATGCTGATTGCGATGCCGGCTGGCGCTATTGCTGACATGCACGACCGTCGCATCGTGGCTCTGGTTGCGCTCTCGATTGAGCTTTGCGGCGCAGTCGCGCTAACCATAGTCGAATGGTCAGGTTTCACCACGCCGACACTGTTGCTGGTGCTTTGCTTTGTCATGGGCAGCGGCATGGCGTTGAGGGCGCCGGCTTGGCAATCCTCTGTCAGCGAGCAGGTGCCGCCCGCCACATTGCCGGCTGCGGTTGCGCTCAACGGAATCAGTTACAATATTGCGCGCAGCTTTGGGCCTGCAATCGGCGGTATCGTGGTTGCAACCGCGGGCGCAGTCGCAGCGTTCGCGCTGAACGCATGGTTCTATCTGCCACTGCTGGTCGCACTGTTCCTCTGGAAGCGTGTCGCCGAGCCCTCGCGGCTGCCGCGCGAACAACTGAGCCGCGCCATTGTCTCAGGCGTTCGCTATATCACCAACTCGCCATCCATCAAGATCGTGCTGACGCGCACGTTCCTAACGGGTATGATAGGCGGTTCGATTTCGGCGCTGATGCCGCTTATCGCGCGCGATCTCTTGCATGGAGGTGCGCAGACCTATGGCGTCATACTTGGCGCCTTCGGTCTTGGAGCGGTGGTCGGAGCGCTCTTTATAGGCGAGGTGCGCAAACGAATGAACGGCGAGGCCGCGGTGCGTGCCTGCGCTCTGTCGATGGGGGGCGCCATCGCTGCGGTCGCCCTGAGCGACAACCCGACTATGACAGCGGCCGCACTGCTTTTGGCCGGCGCGGTGTGGACGATGGCGCTGACGCTGTTCAACATTGGCGTACAGCTCTCCGCCCCCCGGTGGGTGGCTGGCCGATCGCTTGCGGCCTATCAGGCTGCAATCTCGGGCGGTATCGCGATCGGCAGCTGGGGCTGGGGGCGCCTCACCGATAGCGCAGGTGTTGAGGTCGCGCTGCTGGCTTCCTCGACGCTCATGCTACTCTCTCCGCTTCTAGGGCTCTGGCTTCGAATGCCACCCATCAGCGCAAGTGACCAGGATGCCGAGTCGCTGGCCGATCCCGAGGTACGGCTTGCGCTCACCGCGCGGAGTGGGCCGCTGGTAGTCGAGATCGAATATCGCGTCTCGCAAGAGAATGCGCGGGCCTTTCACGACGTAATGCAGGATGTGCAGCTATTGCGGCAACGCAACGGCGCCTATGGCTGGTCGATTGCGCGCGACATCGCCGACCCCGAACTATGGACCGAGCGCTATCACTGCCCGACATGGCTAGACTATTTGCGCCAGCGCAATCGCTCAACTCAGTCGGATCGCGCGCTAGATCGGCGCGCCGCGGCTTTCCATGTTGGTCCTGACCCGGTAC